The genomic interval CCTCCCGCTGGGCATTGACATAGATTTGCAATGTGCGATTAAGTGACCGAGTGACCAACTGAGTCAGCGAGTTGAAGTCACCATCATCAGCGGAGGTCAACGAGGCATAATACTCACTGCGATCTTCTTGCCGAATCACGGCAGCACTCAATTTGCCGCCAAACAGAACAAGGTCTTGCCAAAGCCTGGCCATGCGCCCGTTGCCATCCATAAACGGATGTAACCTCGCAATCCCCCAATGAGTCCAGGTAGCCAACGTGATCGGTTCAGCCTCGCTAGACTCTTCCAACAGTTTCAGAAATTTCTCAAGTAGAAAATCCAGCTTCTCCGGGCGGGGCGGTTGGTGCTTCGCCCCAGTGATCATGACCCGATCGCTACGAATTCGCCCCGCTCCCTGATCGAGAACGTCCGTCATGAGCGTTTCGTGAACGGAAGTTAGGGAATCCAGCAAAGACCACGCTTCTCGTTTCGCAACCAGGTCTTGTACCTGATTGATAGCTGTCCCCAAGTTTAGTGCTTCGGTTGCCTCGCGTTTTCTTCCAACGTCGATGATGCTACCGGTGCTCAGAATGCTCTTGGTTTCGCGAAGCGTTAGCGTGTTTCCCTCGATGGCGTTACTGTTGAAAACCCTTTCCCCCAACAATTCCGCCTGGATGTTTGCAATGACATCACTTGGCAGTGGCCTTCGCTCGTTGACTTGCTCCGCAAGCATATTGGCATCGGCAATCAGTTCGGCCGTAATCTGATTGAATGCAAGATCGTCTAAGTGTGGAATATCCATCATCGAAGCCGCGGCAAAGTGAATGGGCTGTGAGTCGTGCCAACACATTGGCACGGAGTATCGACACCCCCGTCTACCAGTCGGTTCGCAACTCGTGATAGTCTACCAAGATGGGCTTTTGACAACACCTGCAACGTGTCGAGACTGGGCACCAGCTAGACGGCAACGCCAAACAAAGTATTGCGTTTCTGCCAATCCGATTCTTGACGACGAAACTCCTTGCTGCTGTGAACCGGCGCGTTGTCGATTGACTAATCTGCTTTCCGGTTTCCTCTATAAGCTTGCTGAGCACCGCGTGAGCACGATTGGGATAGCAATCGATGAGTTCACGAAGGATCGATTGCTACTTTGCTGCCCCGGTAATCGTGGATTTTCGAAACGGTGACAAGAAAAGATTCCAGATTATTCGAATGCGGGTCGTGTAGGAGTTCACGACAGGTTCTTCATCGTCCACAAAAGAAAAGGTTCATGCTGATTCTGGTTCCGCATTTTTTTGCCCTCACATTTTTTTGCCCTCGCTGTCTGTTCTCTGCCAAAACGCGGTTCCGGTAGGTCATGCTGGCGCGACGCCAAACGCATATCGTGATTCGACCGCGCTGGACGTTCCCCGATTTCAGACGGCCAAGCGTGAAGATGGGCGTGCCGTATTTCATCATGCAGAGCATGACCTACGAATACTGGACACCAGCGTGGGGGGCTTTGAGGGTGAGCTTTTCGTTTCGGACTTGCCCGCTCCGCGTTCCTATCGCTATACCCGGGCAAGAGGCTCGTTTTCGCTGACCACGGACTGGAATCCATGCGACTTTTTAGTGTCTTTTCGATCATTTCGCTCGCAGTGGCTATCTGCCCGCCCGTTTCGATGGCCCAAAACGGGGGCATGCCGTTGCCTGGAGGTGCGAATGCTGCTGCCAATCCCAATGGCATGCCGCCGCGAAATCTGCCCTCAAGTGACACGCCGCCCAGTTTGCGAGGAGCCGGTCCTGGGGGCAACTCGGGAAACCTCTCCAACTCCGGCAAGCTGCCTCAAACGCATGGACAAGTGCAACGCGTTTGGGATTTGACGCCTTACACGGGGTATTTGACCAAGCACGATCACCCCGAGCAGGCGGTGATCGACTGGATCCTGCGAGAGACCGGGACGGACCTCTGGTTCACCGCTCCGTTTGGTTACATGAACGCCGATCGCGACAAGCTGACGGTTTATCACACCGACGAAGTCCATCAGATGGTCGCTGGAATCGTTGACCGGTTCGTTGCCGGAGACAAAGACCCGCAGGTGCTGGGGCTGCGGGTGATGACGGTTGGCAATCCGAATTGGCGAAGCAACGCGCACCTGTTGATGCAACACGTCAACGTTGACTCGCCGGGCATGCAAGCTTGGTTGTTGAGCAAGGAAAACGCGGCGATCGTGATGAGTCAATTGCGGGCACGAACGGATACGCGACAGGTGCAAGCTTTGGACCTGATCACCCACAACGGACAAACCGAAAAACTCGCCAGCACACGCGGGCGCAATTACGTCTTGAACGTCAAACCGGCACCGACCGGATGGCCTCCTTATGAGCCGGAGACAGGTGAAATCCAGGAAGGCTATCGATTGGAAATCAGCCCTTTGTTGAGTACCGACGGCAGGGCGATCGACTGTGTGATCAAGGCCGAGATCGACCAAGTCGACAAGCTCAAGCCGGTTGAATTGAACCTGCCGCTGCCCAATGCTCAGATTCACCGGGCCCGAATCGATGTACCTCAGGTCGTCAGTTGGCGTTTGCACGAGCGTTTTCGCTGGCCGTCCGACATGGTCTTGCTGCTCAGTTGCGGTGTGGTTGCAAGTCCCGAACGGCCCCAAGCCACGGTGCCGTTGCTGAACCTGGAAATGATCACCGGAACGACGGCTGGTCGAGCCGACGCCCTGATGTTCATCGAATTTCGCGGTCGGGCATCTGAAAATCTGACCACTACGCCGTTGGTGCCGCAGATGGCGACGGGAATCGGTGCCCCGAATCGTGGCCGTTACTAATATTGGCGGCGATCTCTGGAATTTCCCTCCCCTCTAGCCGGCGGCCATTTGCCCGTAGAATGCGCGGCAGCCGGCAGCGGAGTCGGCTCGCGGTCTTGGGCATTCGGCTGACCAGACTGGAATTGGGACATCGCGAATTTCCGCGACCAACCGCCGACGGCCAGGTGTTGCGAAACTTTCGCCCCCTGGGTGACCTTAGAAATCCCCCGCAGCCTGCTCGGTCAGGTGATCGCTATGGAAAACAAATCGGAGCGTCGTGTCGTTGTCACCGGAGTCGGTGTCGTCAGTCCATTGGGAAACGACCCAGACCGCCTGTTGCAAGCACTGCGTGATCGTGTCAGCGGCATCGGACCGTTTACCCAGGTCGAACACGGAGTCCCGTTGGGGGTCTTGCCGGTTGATCATGGCGGCGAAGCTCGTGAGTTCACGGGCGACATCAGTGACTATGGTCCGTTAGACAAAGCACTGCAGCGGACGATTCGCAAAGGCGCGAAAGTGATGTGCCGCGAAATTGAAATGGGCGTCGCCGTTGCGCAGTTGGCGATGCACGACGCGGGACTGGAATTGGCGTCGATCGATCGAGAGCGTGCAGGCATCGTTTATGGTTGTGACTACATCATGTCGTTGCCGCAGGAATACGCGGCCGGCATTCGCGAATGTCTCAATGAAGACGGCGAATTCGATTTCAGCAAATGGGGTGAACTCGGTCGCCCTCAGGTCAACCCGCTGTGGCTGCTGAAGTACTTGCCCAACATGCCTGCAAGTCACATCGCGATCTACAATGATCTTCGCGGGCCCAACAATTCGATCACCGTTCGCGAAGCTTCAGCGGGTGCCGCTATTTCAGAGGCGTACTCGACCATTTGCCGCGGTCATGCCGACGTGTTGATCGTCGGTGCCACAGGTTCTCGCGTGCATCCGTTGCGAACTTTGCATTCATCGATGCAGGAAACACTCGCATCCAACCGGGACGATCCGACCACCATGAGCCGTCCGTTTGACGTCGATCGTGATGGCAGCGTCGTGGGCGAGGGCGCTGCGGCGTTGGTCTGCGAAACCTTGGAGCATGCCCAAGCCCGAAATGCGAACATCATCGGCGAGGTCGTGGGGTACGGCAGCTCGGCCGTCGGACCGGGAGCCGGCGAAAACCATATGCAAACCGCCTTTGCGAATGTATTGCGTGCTGCGTTGGGCAAAGCAGACCCGAGCTCCATTGGGCACATTCACGCACACGGATTGGGGACAAAACCGTGTGATGCTGCGGAAGCGGCTGCGATTGCGGAGGTCTTCGGTCCGCCGGAACAACAGCCTCCTGTGACGACTGCCAAAGGGCACATGGGTAACTTGGGCGCAGGCGGTGGGATGGTAGAGATCATCGCCAGTCTCAAGGCGCTCGGCGGAAACCTGTTTCCGATCCTCAATTGCGATAACTTGGATCCAAACTGTCCCATTGCGGCCGTGACCAACGATGACACTCCGGCGGGAACTCAGTTCATCAGCGTCAACATCACCCCGCAAGGCCAAGCGTCCGCGGTGAGAATTCAGCTCGTTCAGTAGCGGCATCAACTTAGCGCAGCGATTCTTTTTCATCGATGCGTGCCATCTTTCCCATCGATCAGTTCAACAGCAAACAAACCATCATGTCCGAACAGAGCCCGTCCTACGCGATCACCATCCGCTTGCGTTATCCCGACTTGAGCGGGCTGCTGGGCAAGATCACGACCGCCATTGGCCACGCCAACGGATTCATCGGCGCGGTTGATATCGTCGGTGTCCAGGATGGCCAGATCGTCCGCGACATCACGGTCAATGCGTCCAACGTGGCACACGGACAAGCCATCGTCGAACTGCTCCGGCAGCTCGACGATGTGACCGTGATCAATGTGTCCGATCGCGTATTCCTGATGCATTTGGGCGGCAAGATCGAAGTCAACTCCAAGATGCCGATCAAGACGCGCGATGACTTGTCCATGGCCTACACGCCCGGCGTCGCCCGCGTTTGCATGTCCATTGCGGAGGACCCCGACGCTTCGTTTGCATTGACCATCCGAAAGAACACCGTGGCCGTGGTCAGCGACGGCAGTGCGGTGCTGGGACTGGGGAATATCGGTCCACGGGCCGCCATGCCGGTGATGGAAGGCAAAGCGATGCTGTTCAAAGAGTTCGGCGGCGTCGATGCGTTTCCCATCTGCTTGGAAACTCAGGACACCGAAGAAATCATCGCGACCGTCGCCCGACTCGCACCCACCTTTGGTGGAATCAACCTGGAAGACATCTCCGCTCCACGCTGTATCGAGATCGAAGAGCGGCTGGAGGAAATGCTGGAGATCCCCGTCTTTCACGACGACCAACATGGGACCGCCATCGTCGTCTTGGCCGGGCTGAAAAACTCCTTGCGTTTGCTGGGCAAGGAACTTTCCGAAGTTCAAATCGTGATCAATGGCAGCGGGGCAGCGGGAACCGCGATCACCAAGTTGCTGCAACACGCCGGTGCTCAACACATCGTGGTTTGTGATACCAAGGGAGCGATCTCAACAAGCCGCACCGATCCGCTCAACCCGATCAAACAATGGTTGGCTGAGAATACCAACAAGGATTGCAAGGCCGGGACGCTTAGTGAAGTCATTCGCGGCGCAGACGTTTTCATCGGGGTTTCCGTCGCCGATGTGTTGACCGAAAACGACGTGGCATCGATGAATCGGGATGCGATCGTTTTTGCCTTGGCCAACCCCAATCCGGAAATCAAGCCAGCCTTGGCCGCGCATCATGTCAAGATCATGGCCACGGGACGCAGCGACTATCCCAACCAAATCAACAACGTGCTCTGCTTTCCAGGTCTATTCCGGGGCTTGCTGGATGTTCGAGCGATTCGGGTCAATAATGAAATGAAAATCGCAGCGGCTGAAGCGATCGCAGCCGTGATCGACCCCGAGGACCTGCACACCGATTACATTGTCCCCAGTGTCTTTGATCGCCGTGTCACCGGAGTTGTGGCGCAAGCCGTCGCGGACACCGCCATTGCGACCGGCGTCGCCCGCCGAGGCAACAAACCCTCCTACCACGTCACCTGAGATCGATTGCCGTGAGTTCAACAACCGTTCTGTGCAGACCGTCACGACGAAAGCATCTGCTGCTGATTCTTGGATTCGCCGTTGGCCTGAGCGGAAACGGATACTCGCAGTCACCGCAGGCTGCCCTTGAACCGAGCTCTGACTCGACCGCTGAGACGTCACCAAGCCCATTGTCGTTGGTCAGTGATGATCAACACGTGTCCATCAACCGTGGCGCCGTCGAGCTGCTGCGGTACAACAAGACCGCGTTGCCTGCGCCGCAGGGCATTGATCCCAGTTACGCTCGCAGCGGCTACATTCATCCCGTGCGTACTCCCCGCGGCGTGATGGTCACCGGCGACTTTGCCGCCGATCACCCACATCAGCACGCGATTTTTTCCGCCTGGACGAACACCACTTACGACGGGCATCGCGTCGACTTTTGGAATCAGCACAAGAAAACCGGACTGGTGTCCTATTTAAGTTCTGGAGCCGAGCAGGAAGGCAAACTGGGTGTCTCGTTCAACGTTCAGCAAAAGCACGATGCGTTGAAGGTTGCCGATCAGCCACTGACGATCCTGGAGGAGGAATGGAAGGTCACTGCTGTGAGCAGCGACAACAGTTCGACCTCGCCCTATTTCATTTTCGACATCGAACTGACACAAACTTGCGTTGCCGACAAGCCGCTGATCCTCAACGAGTACCTGTACGGTGGAATGGGTTTCCGCGGCAACAACCAATGGTTCAGTGACGAGTCGGCCAAGGCACTGTCAAAGCTCAAGCCGGAGACCACGGATGCGGCGGACTATCCGCCGATTGAAATCACACGCCATCGTTTCTTGACCAGTGAAGGAAAGCGTCGTTTGGCGGGCAACCACAGCCGTCCCGATTGGGTGGATCTGTCCGGTTTGGTCGATGGAAAGATGGCGGGCATCACGGTGATGAGTCACCCCAGCAACTTTCGGCATCCTCAGCCAGTGCGATTGCACCCCAACAAACCATACTTCTGTTTTTCACCGTGCGTTCTGGGGGCATTCGAAATGAAGCCTGGTGAGACCTACCGAGCCCGATATCGCTACGTCGTCCACGACGGCGAGCCTGATGTCACGCGGCTCAATGAACTGTTTCAAGAGTACTCGCAAGAGTAGGTCGGTTCGTTTTCGCTCTTGGAAAGTCGAACGACAATCGTCGCTCGACTTTCCAAGTCGATAGCGTGTGCTGGCAAACGTTTTGCTAATCCCAAACGCTTTCTTGCGCAGACGCCCCCTCCCTGGCATTCGTCTCAGCGGCTCTGTTCGACCTCCCCCAGCTGTGGAGACTGCTAATTTAGTGAGCCGCGACGCGTGAGCGGCCGGGTCTTACACGAACCCAAGCATCCATTTCAGTGCGTAAAACCCGTGGCTGACGGCCAGCGGCTCAGGGCGTATGACACCAAAGAGCGTTTGGCAGCACAACCATGCTAAGCGGGACGCTATCGCGTGGCGGCTGAAATGCGCAGACTGTTTTCGTGCCAATCCATGTAAACCGTTTCGTGCAAACGTATTGCGAAGACTGTAGTGAGTCGCGTGAATAATCCGGGCTAGCCGCAGGCCTAATTGTTGACGAAACCCATCGAGGCCCGTGACTAGCGCCATCGGCTCACAGACACAACGCAACACCACTGAATCAGCAGTCTCCTGCGCCGGGAGAGGTGACAGTGGTGAGGACGCTGGTGTCTCATTGCGCATGAAGAAACCGGCTTGCCGCGTGTGCGTGCAAGCCGGTTTCAAGGTTGATAAACAGTGTCAGTCAGCCAGCTACTGGTTGAGCTGCTCCTGAATGACCTCTTTGCTGGCGCGAGTCCCCAGGGCGCCCCAAACACCGTAAGGGCTTTTCTTGCCCGGCGATGTCGTCGAGCTACCAACGGGCCAAGCGGGCGAGTTGGCGTATTTATCTCCGGCTTCGATCGAATCGGAGATGAATGTGACCGCACCGTCACCCATCAGAATATGAGCACCGCCTGGGTGACGACTGCCGACGGTGAACATCCCGTCCGAGCCGTCGCCCGAGTAGGCACAACTGACGCCGTTGGGCGGCATGATCGTTGTCACACTGGAGAGCACTGGGCGTCCATCGGTCCACCGCATGCCTTTTCGCTGGGAGGTTCCCCAGTTGTTGGCATTGGTCCCATCAAGGTGGAATTGCGGATCCAGAGGATCAATGGTGCTTTCGCAGTCCGCGGGGGTGATAAAGAATGAAGCGTTCGAGCCACGATTGACGACGGTCGCATTGACCTCCAGCGTATTGCTGTCGACCACGATTTCGCCACACGCGATCGTGTTGCTCAAGCCATCCAGTATGTCACGAAATTTTGTTACCCTCCGCGTTTCAAAGTAACCGCGGTTGTAGGAACCGCGACGTGGCGTGCACCACCCCATCTCATTGCCGTACTGGTCAAAACATGAGTGGTTGTTGCTGGCGATACCATCACCGATACATGCGGCGTAGTTGGTGAAGCCTTCGAAGTTGGCCGGTGGTGTTGCCGGATCGCTTGGGCACCGATAGGTTCCGACTTGAGTCAACCATGGCGTGTAGTTGCGATCCCACGGCACCGGCCCCATGGCTGGGAATGGTGGCGTGCGGGTACTGCCATTGTGATTGATCGCACGAGGATTCGAAATCTGCTCCCACAAGCCTTGTTGCTCGATGAACGGAGTCAAGCCGACCATGTAGCTCAGCAGGTTTCGATTACCAGGGTCGTGGTATGAGCCACCGCTTTGCACAGGGTTCTGCTTGTACGTCGAGTGGTAGTTTTGAATGCCCAACCCGATCTGTTTGAAATTGTTGGAGCAACTCATGCGGCGAGCCGCTTCGCGAGCCGCTTGAACGGCGGGCAACAGCAGCCCAACCAAGATGCCGATGATGGCAATCACGACCAATAGCTCGACAAGCGTGAACGCTCGCCGTCGACTGGCCTCTCCCATCGGGAGTTGTTTGTTCTTCATGGAATCACCATAGAAAAAGACGAAAGAAAAAAAGCCGAAGCGCTGCACTCGAAAGTGCCTCACGTCAACATAAACACGTTGATCTCAGTCGCTATTCGCTACGCTGTTGCGCGGCATACTCGGCTTCCATTTCCGCCATCGTTTCTTCGGAGTGAATGGCGCTGTCGTCCACCGGAGAGACAGTGACAGAGTTATCTGGACCACAGCCAACGGAAACACAAGCCGCCAGGAGCAGCAAGGCAAAGCAAAATCGAGTCATCAAAAACCTCAATGAGAAAAAAGAATGGGAATGGTCGATTGGGCATTCGACCTCCCAAAGCAATGCAGCGGAAACTGCGGATGGGAAGTGAGCTGCCCCTCACCAGCGAATGAAAGCGAACTGCCCGTCCTTGGGAGGACTGACTGCACATGACATCCTTTCGCCGTACTGTGGCTGCTGCATTCACAATCGACGTGATCGGAAATGAAGCACGCGTTAAGACTAGCCCCGCGAGAACCCCAAGTAAACGGACGCGGATCGCAATAAAACGAAAATTCCAGACCATTTCTATATCGGCTCAATTGCCGCAATTCGGTAACTGCGGCAGAAACGACGACACAGCGTTCTTTTTCGCGAATCGTGCACCCTGAATGGGTGGTTTGCGTTCCGCAGATGTAGGTCACGCGCTGCATGACGAAATTCAAACCGGCTGCAACAGCGTAGGGCAGGTTTTCAACCTGCCGAGCATGCGGGAACCCTGGCAGGTTGAAAACCTGCCCCACGGAGCAATCGTTAGGTCAGTTGCTCGGGACGTGCGCAAAATTAGGTGTCCTGTGTCTTTGCAAGAACGACGCGGAGCGATGATTGCTACGTGGATTTCGCGACACGTATTATCCGCACGTCCCCCGCAGCCGCTCAGGCAACTTGAGACGCCCCAAGCGCTCGTGGATCTCCGCCAGCAGGGCTCGACGCTCGTGCGACACCTCCGCCAGATCGGAACGGATCGACCGCTTGCGACTCGCTCGCATCGCTTTCAGAGCCAGATGCGGTTCGATGCGGGATAGGATGGCACGGACATTGGAAATTTCGCCGATGCCAGCAAAACAGTAGCAGTCAGCGTAACCGCATCGGCTGCGGCGAAACTGGGTGATGATGTCTCTGGGACTGACGTCGGTGAGCAGTTCATCGAGAAAGCCGGTGTGTTTTGTGTCCGCCGCACGTAAGGCGAAGCGTAGCGTCGTTCGAAATCGGGCGTTCTGTTCCAGCAAAGCTTTCCAGATCAACTGCATGATCCATGGCTGTGGCATGTTCGTCCGTCCGTCACGCCAGTATTGGCTCTCTTCCACCAGTGAGTCCAAATCGTAGCGACTCAGTACTGCGGTGATCGATTGTTCGATGGCTTCGATATCATCCACAGACGGAACTGCGTTGGATGCATGCTTGATCACCAACTGTTGATACTGCTGCAATAGACAGGCAACAGAGTCACGGTCGCCGTCCACGGCACCGTCGTCGTACCAGCTTGGCGAGACAAGTTCAGATACTCTCGCCGTGGTGCTGCGCGTGGTGTTCATTGCTGTGGCGAGCGAGTTCACGAAGGATTCCACTGCGGATTCGAAACCGTATCGACTCTCATGTGCATACGCCCGATAACGCATCAGTTCGCCGCGATCGCCGAGGGTCAACAGGCACCGTCCCACGACACTGCCGTCATCGGTTCGCCCGTACAAGACTTGTTTGTTGATATCGACGGCGTTGGCGATTGTTGAAAAGAAGTTAAAACCCTCTGGTGCCAAGCATGTCTTGAACCAATGTCCCATCAACAGGTAGTCCATCGGGTCCCGGGAGATTTGCAGGGCATACGCGGGGGCGTTGCCTGGTTCAACTCGTGTCGTTCGGTTGGTGTCCAACCAGGGCGACAGTTCGATTCCCAGATCGGTCATCCGCTGAACAAAGGCTGCGTTCTCTGGTTCTTCGACGCCGGGGCAAGTTTCCCCGGCGAATGAGCGTTTCAAGAGTCTGACTCCCAGGCGTCGCATCCGGGCTTCAAGTCCTGCGACACGCGCGATCAATAGCTGCAAGTCTTGCCGGTCGATTTGATCCGACGGAATGGGTTGCTCGCCAAGATCAAGAAACACTCTGGCTTGATCGGAAAGAGATTGGATCACCCATTTCTCATATCTCGACAACGCACGGTGTTCGATCTTTTCTGCCAGCCGCGCCAGGCGTTCGTCGCTGACGGCGAGTTCACTTGTCAGCAGCCGATCGATCGCTTCGACCCGCCGGGTGAATCGAGCACGTTGCGAGTCATCGAGTTCCGCGGATTCGAGTCGCTGCTGCAAAAACTGCTTTTCCGATTGCCGTTTGCTGGTATCCACAAAATCATGAGCCAGCACGTCGCGAGCGATTTGCTCTGAATTCTCACAGGCTTGAGCGAGCAATCGCAATGACTCGTGGAGACGTTCGGGATAGCGAGCGATCCAGTCATCGTTGGCCAATT from Stieleria varia carries:
- a CDS encoding Fic family protein: MCWHDSQPIHFAAASMMDIPHLDDLAFNQITAELIADANMLAEQVNERRPLPSDVIANIQAELLGERVFNSNAIEGNTLTLRETKSILSTGSIIDVGRKREATEALNLGTAINQVQDLVAKREAWSLLDSLTSVHETLMTDVLDQGAGRIRSDRVMITGAKHQPPRPEKLDFLLEKFLKLLEESSEAEPITLATWTHWGIARLHPFMDGNGRMARLWQDLVLFGGKLSAAVIRQEDRSEYYASLTSADDGDFNSLTQLVTRSLNRTLQIYVNAQREVDELKDWAVSIIGETNARVDEKRRLEYLRWVRQMEQVKDAFQRCATQLTNASDGSVEVQVNGFDILDQPTWETLRSSGSASKTWYFWVNFRQGKERVQFCFFFGRHWYSDADRQVDGIGPNACLLISEQRGDEPAVRISELPNCPITLREVLVVNDRVARKRFDVGDESDVYDLNVDPLQIARDFMQEVFLRRLT
- a CDS encoding beta-ketoacyl-[acyl-carrier-protein] synthase family protein; the protein is MENKSERRVVVTGVGVVSPLGNDPDRLLQALRDRVSGIGPFTQVEHGVPLGVLPVDHGGEAREFTGDISDYGPLDKALQRTIRKGAKVMCREIEMGVAVAQLAMHDAGLELASIDRERAGIVYGCDYIMSLPQEYAAGIRECLNEDGEFDFSKWGELGRPQVNPLWLLKYLPNMPASHIAIYNDLRGPNNSITVREASAGAAISEAYSTICRGHADVLIVGATGSRVHPLRTLHSSMQETLASNRDDPTTMSRPFDVDRDGSVVGEGAAALVCETLEHAQARNANIIGEVVGYGSSAVGPGAGENHMQTAFANVLRAALGKADPSSIGHIHAHGLGTKPCDAAEAAAIAEVFGPPEQQPPVTTAKGHMGNLGAGGGMVEIIASLKALGGNLFPILNCDNLDPNCPIAAVTNDDTPAGTQFISVNITPQGQASAVRIQLVQ
- a CDS encoding NAD-dependent malic enzyme; translation: MSEQSPSYAITIRLRYPDLSGLLGKITTAIGHANGFIGAVDIVGVQDGQIVRDITVNASNVAHGQAIVELLRQLDDVTVINVSDRVFLMHLGGKIEVNSKMPIKTRDDLSMAYTPGVARVCMSIAEDPDASFALTIRKNTVAVVSDGSAVLGLGNIGPRAAMPVMEGKAMLFKEFGGVDAFPICLETQDTEEIIATVARLAPTFGGINLEDISAPRCIEIEERLEEMLEIPVFHDDQHGTAIVVLAGLKNSLRLLGKELSEVQIVINGSGAAGTAITKLLQHAGAQHIVVCDTKGAISTSRTDPLNPIKQWLAENTNKDCKAGTLSEVIRGADVFIGVSVADVLTENDVASMNRDAIVFALANPNPEIKPALAAHHVKIMATGRSDYPNQINNVLCFPGLFRGLLDVRAIRVNNEMKIAAAEAIAAVIDPEDLHTDYIVPSVFDRRVTGVVAQAVADTAIATGVARRGNKPSYHVT
- a CDS encoding PmoA family protein; amino-acid sequence: MSSTTVLCRPSRRKHLLLILGFAVGLSGNGYSQSPQAALEPSSDSTAETSPSPLSLVSDDQHVSINRGAVELLRYNKTALPAPQGIDPSYARSGYIHPVRTPRGVMVTGDFAADHPHQHAIFSAWTNTTYDGHRVDFWNQHKKTGLVSYLSSGAEQEGKLGVSFNVQQKHDALKVADQPLTILEEEWKVTAVSSDNSSTSPYFIFDIELTQTCVADKPLILNEYLYGGMGFRGNNQWFSDESAKALSKLKPETTDAADYPPIEITRHRFLTSEGKRRLAGNHSRPDWVDLSGLVDGKMAGITVMSHPSNFRHPQPVRLHPNKPYFCFSPCVLGAFEMKPGETYRARYRYVVHDGEPDVTRLNELFQEYSQE
- a CDS encoding DUF1559 domain-containing protein; the encoded protein is MKNKQLPMGEASRRRAFTLVELLVVIAIIGILVGLLLPAVQAAREAARRMSCSNNFKQIGLGIQNYHSTYKQNPVQSGGSYHDPGNRNLLSYMVGLTPFIEQQGLWEQISNPRAINHNGSTRTPPFPAMGPVPWDRNYTPWLTQVGTYRCPSDPATPPANFEGFTNYAACIGDGIASNNHSCFDQYGNEMGWCTPRRGSYNRGYFETRRVTKFRDILDGLSNTIACGEIVVDSNTLEVNATVVNRGSNASFFITPADCESTIDPLDPQFHLDGTNANNWGTSQRKGMRWTDGRPVLSSVTTIMPPNGVSCAYSGDGSDGMFTVGSRHPGGAHILMGDGAVTFISDSIEAGDKYANSPAWPVGSSTTSPGKKSPYGVWGALGTRASKEVIQEQLNQ